aatcaccaaaaaaaaaaaaaaaaccctctaactAATCACTTAAACAGATAACCAAGGAAAGTGGCAGCAAGAAAACAACCTTTTAGTGATTTTACAACTGTGCTAAATTCAAGAATGCAATGTTTATGCCTTACAGGGTCAAAGATTGCCAAAACAAGGGGAAGGATCAAACTCTCCTGCCGTGAATGTCTACAAACTATGCATGCAGATTGTAAATTGTACGGCACTTCACCTACCACTGTAACGAACACTCTGCAATCCATCAATAATTGTGTTGTAGTTTGAGTTATCCGTGTCGGACACCTGTAGAAGACAAATATAATAAAGTGTTtaacaaattcaattaaattaaaatatggcaattatattcagtttattaaaacaaatactatttTTACTAGTGTAAAAGGCCACAACTGGAATGAGCCTTATTTTAAACCATCCTTCACTGCACCAAGAGCAATCAAGAATGGTATCTAGCCAAATTAGATGTTTCTTGAGGAGAGGGTTTATCAAGAGCTTGTTCACTTACACTGCAaagtttttaaaacctttttcctTCTGCAACTGTATTGGGTTCCAGTCTCCTGTGTATAGTGCTACTGATACAGGCAGCTTGTTGAATTATTAATCTGTAGTTGAGCATTTCCAAACTCAAATTTGACACCTCCTTTGTTGCACATTTCTGGAATATCCTTTTCAATTTCAGATATTAATCTGGGATGTATCCAAACGGCATCACTTAAACCCTGATCATTGCCTTATAACATATTCAAATGAAGGCTTCTTACAAAAATACTGAGTGTCtagactaaaaaaaataaaatttgagtGGCTGCAGCCTTTGCCCCATTTCCACTTTCCTTTAATTCATGTTACTGGAACAACTTCAAAAAGAAGCTGATGGTTTGGAAAGggcatttaaagttttaaagaaacagtacTGTAATTTGATAGTCCGAAACAGCAAGAATCAGTCCAGAGAGGGCATAAATGCTGAACTGATGTAGCAAAAGAAAAACACCCCACCTGCAAACGATGTATAACAGTACAGAATGTGTGGGGATTCTAATTTCAGCAGCAGATACAGCAAGAGTATCCATGGCTAAAGAAAATACAGTGAATAGTTTCAGGGAATGTGCCGTCTTTTGTTGGATCCAAAAAGGAGTTTTTTTAGCACTTCAGAAAGTTGCATAAAAAGGAACCGCTGTGCCAACACTGTGAAAGGAAATTGCAGATCGAAATAAAGCTGCCACACCTGGCAAAACCTAATCCTGTGTGTGACCGGGTCAATGGTATGCAGCATCTCCAAAGAAACTGCAGGATAACTTAATACCAAAACTGTAAAACCAACCAACAAAAGAAAGTGTGCACATTGTAGAAGGGTCTGCTAGAACCAAAGTACAAAGATAAATGGTGGTgatctgttttaaaaagtaatccaaTTAAATACAAGAACACTTAATTTGATCAATAGGTCTTGATAAAAAGTTGCTACTGTGTACATTTAGATCTCCCTGGAGGGATTCTTGCTAAAAGCACCATGGAGATTAAATGTGTGCATTAGTAGCTTCAAACAGGTCTACTGAATTGCTTTATGCTCTTAATTAGGGATGTTTGAAGAATATCCAGGTTTTCATGTAACCTTTAGCTTAGTACCGATTGGTTAGAAAGCCatcttgcattttattttatttttagcagagTATGGGTCGGCAATCTAGGGCATGTATACATACCATTAATAAATATTCAAAACTAGAAACTTCCTGCACTTTGATTGTTGCAAACATGTACACAAGATCAATAAGCTAGAATACAGCACTACAGGAAACTGCCTTACCTTGAAGAAGAAGCCTAACACTGCTAACCCATTGGGATCTGTCACAGCAACTTTTATATCAGTATATTTGGAATGCATGTGGACAATATGGACCTGCAAATAAACACAGTTAGTGTATTTGTGTTCAATAGGTATTCAATAAATTATACATGAATAGGCTTGCTTGATAAAGCAGAGGGCTGAAATGGACACACCACTTTAATTGAATGTGCAGAGCAATGGCCACACTAATTTCAGTCTTGCTTTACCTGGGACTAAAATGAACCTGAATCTGTACATGAAACACATTGTGCTTCATTAGAGACCCAAGGTTAGCACTAATCAGGGCAGTCTTGCCCAAGTTAACAGCTAGTCCAAGATGAGCATCTAATCAGGGTCTGTCAACCTTTAATGTATCCCTGCATAGAAAAGTGCAACTTCAAAGCATTGTGCTTCTCCCCACCTCCATTGGATACCAATTTCCATCCAGCTGGTGTTCTGACCCATTCCCATCAGGCTTGCCCCAGTGGAAGTGAAACTGTAAAGCATTGTACTCTGCAGGCAGGCCTGCCCCGCTCACAGAGATGCCGGATCCAAGGTTCACCTGCACTGTAAATAAGCAGGTACACATTTAACAGGGCTTGCCTGAAATGATCACATTACACGTGCCAGCTGTGGTATGGTGCTCCTTCCTTAAGAGGAGGAAGGTTGAGAGTTTGTGGCACTCATTTAAAATCAGTTATTTCACTCACACTTAGAAATAAAAATTAGACTTCTAAATATACTCCTGCCACATGGCAAGATTGTTTGCTTTATATTGGGTTTTCCCTTAGAGGGAGTGCAGTTGAACTATCCTTTGCATCTCTAAAACTTACCTGCATGTCCACTGTTTACAATTGACCAGGCCCCTGCTGGGGCAGTGTTGTAACCCTTGAAAACAAATGCATCCAACTCATTGCTCCTTCTAGCTGTCTTGCGGTCAACATTGATGGGAGACTGATTTACACCTCCACACTGAGGAGCCAAGACTTTCCAGCGTGCAGGAGCTACAGAAAAGCATGTAGGAGAAAACCAATCACTGTCAAGGAGTTCCAAGAATGTCATGCCTAGATCAGCCCACGCATGGAACATGTCAGAGACACCACTAATGTTTAACAGCAGTTCctgtatacaattatttttgtgatttataatgaaactcacagtactaaaaaaaaaaaaaatcctcttacAAAACTATAAAGAGCAATTGAGTTGAATGCAATAGAATTGTTAAGTCTTGCCACCCACTACAAAAAATCTATACCCAAGACATAACTTTAGACATTCTGGATTACATCGACCCCCAGTCCACTCAATCCTGGGGGATTCTCCAATAAAATCCAGTGGTGGCTTATCCTGGCAAAGTGTAGGTTGGTCAAATCAACCCCAAAAACGACAGGCAGACTAACGTTTCAGATTCGTAAGTGCATTTACAGTATACCGATGAAGGCAGTAACCCAACATGTCTACCTGAAGGGATAGGCTTAGTGGAAAGGCACATTTGCTTACAGTATAGGAGGAATAAATGCAAGAAAAGAAACCGCATTTATGAATGACTTACCACATGTTGCATCCTGGGTAGCATAGCACCACGTACCTAAAGTCAGAGAAATAAATGGATACAGGAGTTCAAATATGGATTAGAACTACAGTGAGTACTCAAACTAGTAAAGTTGAGTTATCATCTACAATAAATTACAGCCTAAATGTTAAATTTATACTCTTTATGACATCCTGTATCCATCCAATAGGAAGCATTGCCTATATTATGACAGATTTGACAACCAATTCATACTGTGCGTCTATTGCATCCCGATTCATCTAGCTTGTGCTCAATTTATGGTACTGGCATTTAGTACGAAAGCGGGATGACCCAGGGAAAAGAGGGACGGATAGCAATCCTAGTGCCAATAGAAACGGTACAATACTGAAGCTAGTGTGCTGCAAGAGTTGCACAGGGGGGCATAATGAAATGCGCTAAACGACACGAAAACAGTGATTGAGGAAACTGTCACTACACATTAGACATGCAAACAGAAAAAATCCAAGAACCAGCAAAAAATATACAAAGGATACGACAAGGATGGCAGAAGTgccaaatgcaaaaaaaaaaaaagtggcggCCGGTTAACAAGTTTCGCCCAGGTGTACGTAATACACAGCATGTTATGCATTTTAtagttgacaaaaaaaaagttacgtaAAACAAAGACACATCtgatggaaaataaaatatgcaacagCTTTGCATTAACACTGAACTAATTCAATTTGCATTTTAGGGCTAGTCGCTCTGATACACTACACGCACAAAAGCCGACATTTACTCAAACACAATTGCAATGTATAGGACAGTAACTTACCCCCGGATGCCTCGGTCCCCGGCAGCAGCATCATCATGAGGAAACTTAAAGCAGCTCCCAGGAACGGCATGTTGATCCCTCTCCTCGCTCTAGAAGAAATAAATCCTTTTCAGTAGAATAGCGAGGGTATGGCTTTGTATACCCACCAAGCAGCGGACTCAGGTGTTCCTTGAAGCgtagaaaatgtacaaaaacacgGTTGTGTATTTAATTTTGCTCTCAAGTTTGTTTCCTTCGTATACCATGTTTTTCACAGATTCCCTGAATAGCAGCAGTATAAAAACGGGAGTGGGACAACTGCAAGTGCAAAATCTGCCCAGCGAGACACGCATCTTAGTACCGTTACTTCTCCTTAAATATTCATTAGGAGAGGACCTGCTATTGAACGCACTGCTGTGCACTtgcctaagcccccccccccccggcattATATTCAGACTCACTCTTCGAAAGGGCACTGCGTCACCAGGCAGTATGTGGTCTATAAATCAAAGATCCGGCTTTAAACGTCAGTCTGATATCAAATGATAGCACATTATCCTGACGCTTTGTGCGATTAAATGACAAACGAATCTGAACAGTgctccattttattaaaaaacaaaacacaaaacagctaaCCCACCCAAATTTCATTTCCATAATCCAACCCATTTTTATCGAATTATGAttcttttgttttgattaaaaatcTCGAAGCTAAAAATCAGCAATCTTAACCAGATTGATTAGCGAGTACAAATTACATATTGACAATAAGAAGCCCCCAAAATACTTGATAGGGCTACATTGCCACCATTACAATTGTTGAAGCTTTTCTGACGGTTAAACGTTAAAGGCGAGTTTTAAACATTAGTAAAACAGTAATCTATGGGCAGCTGTATTCTATTAGTGAATAGATGGCTCTTCTCTCTGCCGCCGACAAACAAGATGTTACATTATAGGGTTCGTTCAGAGCAACAGCTTTAGTATCCGAAGATAACATCTGACCTACAAAAATGCGCTTTAATAGAAAAGAAAGAATTTAAATCCTGCATCAATTAACAGTCCGCATCTGTCACTGATAAGAATAGCAACTTCAAACATTTACGCCACTTACACATTTGAAGTCAACCCTGACATTGGACTATATGGGTAAAATGACACACGTCAGTTAATAATTATAGGACTGTTTGTAGTTGTTTCCGGGGGTCCCCATTTGCAAAGATTTAAAAAGCTATTACGCTTGTTAAATTTATCGCTGGACAAAACAGGCAACGACTGTGTTAGAAAAACGAACTCATGACCACCTTCGGTACAACAGTTAAATGTAACTTACCTTTGAACAAGACTGGATAGATATCGTGTGGAATAACTATGTTGTCTTTGTTCAACGGCTGAATGATGAATAGTGCATGCAACGACTGCGGAAAACTCGAATTTTGCAGAACTTCAGTACTGTAAGGGTTTGTCAGCACATGCAGAACTTTGCCTAAGGAAAATGATACTccgaattcagctgtttaatggGCTTTAAACGTGCTTTCTTTCCCCACACACTAGCAGAATACTTCTCTAAAGTTCATAGAGCCGAGGGTGTTTTTTCAGCCTTTCCCTGCAGAATAACTAGTGCACTCTATGAACGTTAATGAAtcgttgtattattttaataaaactgcaacGCTACTGTTATATACCCTGCTGTCAGCACGCCAGTTAATTGCTTTTAAAGCCCTGCCTTAACAATTTTGCAATTAACACTTATTAAAGTGAACTGCAGAAGCGCGGTTCGTTTTCTACATTGTGCCCTGCGCGCTAACGTTGATCAGAgtgaaataacaaaacacatttttatcggATGAACTCA
Above is a window of Polyodon spathula isolate WHYD16114869_AA chromosome 25, ASM1765450v1, whole genome shotgun sequence DNA encoding:
- the LOC121299547 gene encoding carbonic anhydrase 15-like, producing the protein MPFLGAALSFLMMMLLPGTEASGGTWCYATQDATCAPARWKVLAPQCGGVNQSPINVDRKTARRSNELDAFVFKGYNTAPAGAWSIVNSGHAVQVNLGSGISVSGAGLPAEYNALQFHFHWGKPDGNGSEHQLDGNWYPMEVHIVHMHSKYTDIKVAVTDPNGLAVLGFFFKVSDTDNSNYNTIIDGLQSVRYSGGSVDLASTFRLDSLLPSENLLSRYYRYWGSLTTPGCAEAVIWTVFEDPIPISSAQLNAFVNSVHFSASGKTEVKMQDNYRPVQALNSRRIYASKQASMSSSTSPALSSVLLFPLLAIRLL